Below is a genomic region from Drosophila albomicans strain 15112-1751.03 chromosome 2R, ASM965048v2, whole genome shotgun sequence.
CGAAGTCGATGAAAAACACGATGCCGAggaataatattaaacaaaagagTTGTAGCCGACGCAACACTTATAAGCTGACTGATTCAAGCACTTGCTGTTGACTAAATAAACTTCGAATTTCTAATAGATAACTTGATTTTGTTTACTGGGCGCGACGTCATCGTTTGACACTTTTCATTCCAGTGCACCGCCTAATCACATTACTGTTAATCGTGCATGATTAGAGTGATTAGATTTTGATGTGTCGGTGACGTTACGATTTGCAcctaaatttgaaaatttattatgattgGCCTGGGTATAGCCTAAATGCTAATAAAATCAATGATGATAATCATTTATTGACCGGCAGCAGGTAGTATGAATTGACCATATGGCCAAAAggtttcaattgttgttgatatcGCTGCGATTTCTAAGTGCAAAGCGACACtcgaaaaaatttaaaaacatttccaACTTCCTGGGAATTTTCTTAGGATTAATATTTAGTAAGCGAATATCGCTTGTCTTTTCATCTTTCTGAAGAACTCTTAAATAGTCAATTTCCAAggttttttataataaatttttattttttctagacacaaataaaattcttagtacaacatttcatatttataaaaagtaattCAATTTGGTATTATGCTGATAATACTTTTTAATGATGATAGGAGTTTATGTGCTTACTAATTCTATGTTGgaatcataataattattttacatatatgtatattatttatttatttatatattatttatttatttattattttttttaagtgcagAAAGTCGCAATCAATGAAAAATCTTGTAgtttatcaaatatttttttaaatatattttttttttttttaataaattttacattaacTTTGTTATTAATGACTGAAGACGTGCTAATTATATCTGGTATTCTTGGATTTTTTACAGTGTAGGATGATACTCATTCTGAAAAGTGCATTTATGATAAGTTCTTCAGCCAGTAGTCgggtttttttgttgctgttacttcTGTTAATTGTCGTCTCGGTACATTTCCCTTCGGCCTTCACAGCACTTTTCCAGGTGACAGGTGTGTGGCAAGGTAACTGAGCGAACAGGTGTGGTAGGACCATATAGTATGAAGAAACACTTGAACCTTATCAATACGGGAGCTTATTACGTTTAGATTTATCGTCTCAATTGCCTTTGAAACTACTGCGTGTGGGGATCGTCGAACGTTTATGATGGTTTgtacttaaaaattaaatcttAAACGATTATTTTTTACAATCTACATTGATGAGTCGTATAAGTTAATGGATATTTATAGGCTGTTGAACGCTAATTACCCAAAGACaacatcaaaaatattatttgatatattgcatagttttttattgaacgaaaaaaatatatatttgtatttgtatcacAGTTGAGGCTATAGTTGAGTAAAGCTTATTTGCGGTTCAGAAAGTCCAACTCATACATTTTGGTGCTGCCTGTGTTCTTCTTGACTTTGATATCACACAAAAAACAGGTGGCTACATCGCCATCCTGATCGGCCAGATAAAGCTCGATTTTCACACCAATTTCAGGATATTCTCCCACTGGAAATCTGAATAGATAGGTGACATCCTCCGTGGGATAAACGGGACAATAGGCGCCATACATCAGATTGGTGCAGACATCGGCAACATCTTCGGGCAGCTCATAGGGCACCGTTATAATTCCCAATGTTGTGGCCTTGACCAAGGTTGTCATGTTGGTGATGAACTTGTCAACGGCGAAATCAATCTCAAAAATGGCATCCGTTCCTTTAAAGACATTGCACGGAGGCGTCACACAACCATGAACACGAACTTCCAAGGGAAAAGGTTTGCTCCCAGAGCCTGAAATAAAGAGTAGAGCATTAATATTGGCTTGGAAATAAAAGTGGCTTCAACTTACACCGTTTGACTTCTGTGGAGGGTTCTTTATCTACGCATTGAACGCTATTTAGCAGCGTAGCCAAGAGCAAAATGCTTATTAAGATTAGTTGATTCTGTtgcattgttatttttaaaattttaaaattgacttTCTTTAAGCAGTTGCTGAAATGATTAAACAAATTACTATACAGACTTCGTTTATATAGTCGACAGTAGAAATTGCTTTGAGTGAGTTTCGTCGGTTTGATAAGCTTATCAAAACCGAGGtgctttttgatttgttgaaCGCCCAAATTGACTCGCGATCTATTGAGTGCATTTTCTGTAGAATTATATGCTGATTAAGGTTGTAataatcaagaatatttaGGATAAtccttaaaaaaataaacttcttgaactttgcttttgctagTTTATGTTTCaattgctttatatttttatttctttaacatttttcacCAATAAAATGCTGTTAAATGCTCCTACAAACAGCGTTCTGCAATTTGTTGACGTTTGAAGTAAACTTTACAAGTTCCAAGTATTCTCACACGTGCAACGCCGAGTACAAAGTCAATGTTGTATAAATCCCTTAACAGACGAAAATCAAGCTACCAATCTTGCTACTTACAAGCTCACTTTACAGAAATTAAGAAGCCAAGAGGTAAATGCCCtgactttaaaattataatttaagaacTTATAAATTCTTTCTactaaaatttaagaattttttaaattaaaattgattattattggaccaatataaatcaaactatacaaactacaaactattcttcaaatatttaaaaaaaataacataccTCCCAACAAAGTTGTTAGACCCGCAGTCAACAAAACTTTAGCAGCAAAACCATTGTCAATGAAACttcaaaaaggaaaaagcgaaaataaaatgcaggAAGAACAGACTAAAAGTAAGctgataaatataattttgccGCAACTCGGTGAAAATTTACCAAAGGTAAGTGCACGAGGGTGGCTCAAAAAGTATCTGAGCGTTGACTAGTATTGTGATTGTTATGGGCAAATACTTTTATGAACATCCCTCgactatttcttttttcttcttttcggTTTTTGCAATGTTTCTTTACGGGTGGTGGTGAGTGAGACATGTGGGCAGCGCAGCATGAGATTTCCGCATATATGCTTTTGAAATCGCTCAGATTGCCCCCTCCCCCGTTAGATGTCTTCTGTCCTTGCCCTATGTACTCTCCTCTCTTTCGTGTGTGACACTGAGATGTCACATGCTGCactgttgtaattgttgtggCATTATTTGATATGTCAAAGCAATGGCAAAATCCTATACAAAATCATTTCCTTCAAGGCTTTTAGCTTCTTATGCTGCGTTCGCTGTGGAACCAcaatatttgattaatatcATTGGCCTCGCATTGATTTTTGCCTTACGATATATCGTATTCTATTTTCAGTTCCATCTAATGCAATTATCCGAAGCGTAAAATCTGCGCACTGGGAGAAAGAAAAGACAGCCCAAGCGGCATACTTTCACACAGGCGAATTACTTACCCCATTTCCGTTTTTCGATT
It encodes:
- the LOC117574706 gene encoding uncharacterized protein LOC117574706 gives rise to the protein MQQNQLILISILLLATLLNSVQCVDKEPSTEVKRCSGSKPFPLEVRVHGCVTPPCNVFKGTDAIFEIDFAVDKFITNMTTLVKATTLGIITVPYELPEDVADVCTNLMYGAYCPVYPTEDVTYLFRFPVGEYPEIGVKIELYLADQDGDVATCFLCDIKVKKNTGSTKMYELDFLNRK